The stretch of DNA AATTTTTGGATGTAAATACAAGTTCCACGCTTGCCTATTCATACAAAAATGATAAGCAACATTACCTGGAATCTCCATGACGATCATATGATCATGTGATGCCAAAATGGGTTCTCCTTCAAATTAGGTTATGTTGTCACCCCTGTGGCCAGCAATCATATAATAATTTGTTATCATCTGTATTCTCCATATACATGTGCTATTGTACCAATTGAAAGAGAATCAAACTTTCTTCTTGTCTACCCTGCATTGTTCTATTTTTGCAACATTACCCTCTTTTTCGGCTGCTATAAGAATGAAGCTGCCTCACCTCTGCGGAGCTGGCCTGTCAAGGTTGTCCCATTTTTTACGAACCTCTAGtcatcatcaacaacaacattaaACCTTAATCATGTGATATAAATAAAAGCACTCAGGAGATCAAGATCCGGTTTTGTAGGGTTAAACTAAAAGCCACGGTCCTGAAGGAAAGTGGAATACTTAGTATAATGTGTTGCACGAATGGCTTGTTCTTGTATGTCTATTTAATCATTTTGGCTGATAAATCGTGGGAAACTATTTgctaatgatataattttacttataattgttaaaatatctGGACTCAGCTGCATTTGGATTTTCTGAAGTTATAAGAGTTATCCTTGCATagctaaaaattcaaaatcttgaGAACAAAAGTGGCCATTTTTACAAATTGACATACTATTTAAGCATCTTTGTTTATAACCTCAATTTTTTAGCACCCAATTCTTGAACTAacaatttctttccttttttttgtatAGAGATTGGCAGATGTTTCAAATTTTCAACAGCCAGTTAGGGGGAAGGTAAAACAAAATTGTAAGTTCAGAGgtccaaatatttttcaatagtttAACTTATAACATATATAGTttaatataattgtattaatctAAGATCCCTTTTATCCAGAAAACTATTTTTTGCTTATTATGACTTATCATGAGGTGACTATCTCTAGTTCATTTTGGAAATGTAATTTCTTTCAAACTTGTCCTTTTCATGATTACGAAGCAAAGATTAATTTTAAACCTTCTTTCACCTTTTATAGTAGCATtgttgaaaaacatatattatacCAATAAAGAGGATTACGATATACTAAGATTCTCGTACTCCAGACGATTCAAAATGTACTAGAAGAAGTGATTCCTCATTTTCATAATCTTTCAAAACCAAGTGCTGATTCAATTTACTAGTCAAGAAGCAAGTACAAGACTTACACATCACTATGAAGCATAAGAGAAATGAAGTGTAATTTCAATATGTTCTTGATAAAAGTTATTTATCTTACCAatgcttaaaaaaaaagaaaacaatgtaGAGCTCAAAATATCAAGTCGGTACTGTCATCCTTCAGTTTTCATCAAATGCAAGTAAACTTGCAAAATTTCAATGTGGATGATGACGGTTTAAAGTGTAGGTGATGCTCAACTTGTTCGTGTGAGAAACCAAAAGGACATTTTGAAGTTCCATTCTTAACTTATGAGACCATATAATGCCataaaatataactcaaaattgCAGTTTTCCCTTGGTTATCACATTCTCAACAAGTCAATTGAAATAATTCAACTTTCAGAACTGTACAAATAAGCATCCTTTAACAACTTCGTTTCTAAGGTTGAAGTAGAACTGAAGAATAGTAATCAAGATTTTCTGATCTAAATGAGTGATCAATTTGCAATCCAGACAGCGCAGCATCAATTTTAGTCCAATGATCGAAGAGATAAGGGATTGAAGGGCGCTCCTGTCTTCTGTACGGAATAGGAAATTAAGAGAGAAGAGGGATATTTTTTCCAGGACAAAATTTTGTCATGTCTCCTTGTATATTTTACATGTTTTGGTTCATGTACATGGTTGCTGAATACAAAGTTGAACATCTGTAAACATATCCTCCAAAAACTTGGATGTTTGCAGGATTTGGGGATGAAAATATGTTAGAGATCATCACAATGCAGTGGAGACTATGCTTAGAAGAGAGGCCCTTGCTTTAATCAAGGCCCTAAACAAGCATTCCAGACCATTGTCAATGGTTTCAATGCTAATCTCCAAAGACTTGAGAATATTTTGTGCCGCCTCGATTCTATCGCCTTCACCTGAATCACTTTTGCCCAAGGCAAGCAGCGCAACATCTAAGCTTTGCAACTCATTCCGGTTCTCCAGTTGGTTCTCACACGCTACTGCCCTTTTCTGCAGCAATCTTGAAACTAGTGATTGCCTTGTTGACTTTGGCTTTGAGGTTGGGGCACACAAGAACAGGAGACGTGAATGAAGGATAGAGATGCTCGCTACCTCCACCTCTCTTAGTGCTCTAATAACCAAGGTGGCATGTTGATCTAGTTGCTCCAAGGGACCAGCTCTGTTGACCATTTTCTTCAGGCCTGCAATCAACTGCTTGGCATccttcttgattttctttctgAAGCAAGTATATTTAGCGATGCCGCTTTGGATGCTGGAGGCACCCTTTCTCCTTCTCAGGGAGGATTGAATATCTCTACCATGTTCCTTGATTTGTGAGATGAGATCCCTTGCACTGCCACAAATATCCAACAGGCTCATGAATCCATCCTGCAAGTCATCCACACAACTCTCCTTTTGATGGCAAAATATAGCTTTCTGGGTCAACGGCAAGTTGAGAAGATCTTGCACACGCTTGCACAGGTCCTCAAGTCCTGAGAGTTTAttattgctgattctctctGCAGTTGGTGTACTTAATGCCTCCAATTTCTTGAACTTGCTCAGCTCCTCCTCAATTTCAACAGTACTAGGATGTGATCTGCAAGGCAGACTAATAGATCGGATGGGGTAACGACTCTTGGGTTTTGGGGAACTTGCCATTTGTGCTGTGTTCAACTCACAAGAGGCTCAAATTTATGAACATGGTAACTACAGGCTCCATGGTTTTCTATTTATATCCCATGAAAGGAGACAAGATGAGCCAGACTCTTCAAATTAACAATGTGATGAGCATGTGATGGCAGCGTGGTCTCCCTTTGAATTTGGTTAAAATGTTGCATCATTGCCAACAATGATCGAGTAATATGCTATTCTTTAATGGGACGCATTCTAGTGAAATGGGTATGAGGTGTCCTAAAATTATGTTGCCACTTCCCTCTTGCCTCCCCTGCAGTAGGGCTTTACTGCCACATTATGCCGTGCTTACTACTATAAAATTGAAGCTGCCTCACCTCAGGAGACGCGGCCTGCCAGGGTTGTCTTGCGTGGAACAATCATGATTCTCCAAAATGACAACACAACTATATTCTATTTTATCAAGGAAGATGCTGGAGACATTGAGATCTAGATCTGTACGGCTTACCGAAAATTTAGGGATGGATATGGGGTATCAAACAGTACATTTCTAAAGGACTACTACCAGTAACAGAAGTATCACACATATCTTCACCTTTTTCACTAATGTTCTTATCATCTTATGAGTTGGTAATCGTTCCTACTCTTTCCTCTAAAATCTGGAGACTTCTTGCTAACCCACACCTGGTAGCACTGGAAATGCCTTATTTTGTGCATGCTTCTTCACTTTAATTGCAGTCATAGTGATATGACGTGATGTTTAAATTCATATGGTACCATAGACTAGCTTCTTGCTAGATGCAATACTAATTAAACTGACTATAAGAAGATAGATTAACTTTGAAGAATGTACTAACTATTTGAGATtaagtattttttctttcattgacTGGTTATGAATATATGTTGTGATATGAAGTATTCTAACTGAATAGCGAGGAGATTaagtattttttctttgttcatgTAAAAACAAGATCAATAGACACTGTGTGAGGTGGCGAGTTGATGacgtaaaaaaaatatttaatgaaaaaaaagagaaaaattaagaaaaacttggtgagaGACTCAatgaatgaaggctgagtatgatgatgttttgagaaatgtgtTTTTCATATTTGAGAATTGTATTGCAGGCCATGAAATTAATTCTTTGTCAACCACTGTGAAACTCTTTTTCGGACAAATAAAAACTAACAGCTTGATTAGATAGCAAAGTTCACAGGAACTTGACAATTAATGAATTGTTCATGCTTCCTTCATCTTTAAAAGTGCATCTTTAGCTCATATTTGAGTGCGTTGGACTTCATCTTTAGCAAAGCTCAaaagatttttctttaaaagaaCTTGCCAATAAATGAAGTTTAAACAATTTTTAGAGGAGATGTAAAtctattctatatattttgGTTGGCTCTTATtcctttccccccccccccccccccccccccttggcTCTTATTCGAAATGCTATTCTTTTACTCTCAAAGGATACAGAAAGAACACAGTGATCCAAGAAGTTCCTTGTCTGTTTTACAGGACTGCATAGAACAGTGCCTTTTGGACgtaaacaatttaattttatattagaaGTTATGTTTGTACATTATGTATATCGTGCAGAGATATCAGATATTCAGGAACcgaaaatgtaatttttggcAAAAACATTGTACAATTACTTGGAGTTGAATTCGGAAGTAGCTCACTGAGCTAGAATGACATAAAATCTATggaatattattatacatttgaGTGCAGAGACATTTGCAGGTCTATGGACtggggggtgaacaaaattgcactcgggAGCAAATCCTctaaaatatggaaagcccagatGAATGTACAAGAAGTTTCTCATCTTTCACTTTCAGTTGAGGACATTAAGCAGAGAGACTCTGTATTTAATTAGACACTTGTAAATGCATTCCATTTCAACTTCAACCCCATCCATGCATAGAGCCATGGACTCCAGCTTCCTCTGCACCGTCTGCAATTCAAACTTAAGATCATTGTTCTTGGCTTGCTGATGAAGGCTGCAAATTGCAGCATCAACACTGGCCACTTCATTCAgagtcttcttctccttctcagAAGGAAGAAATCCTATGGAAATAACCCGGGAAATCATCGAACACCCGCCGATCTTAGTCTTCAACACCGGGCTAGAGAGGAACAGCGTGAGAGATCTCAAAACACGGATGCTGACACTGGTTACTTCTCTCAGCATTTTCACTACTGCTGAGAGGTGTTGATCTTGGAATAAGATAGCAGAAAGGCCAATCTTCTTTTCAGCTTGCTTCAATGCCCTAATGGACCTGGAAATCTCCTTCCCCACCTTCTTCCTGAAACTGATATAATCACCAAGGTAGCTTTGGATGCTTGATTCTGCACCTTTTCTCCTCAAAGCTAATTGAAGAACATGAACATGCTCCCTCATCATCAGCAGCACATCCTTTGCAGTGCTGCTAGCGTCCAGCATTGTGACAGACTCATTCAGAGCCATTTCAATTGCTTCACCACCTTGGTGGCCAAGCAGAGCTTGATGGGTGGATGGAGAGTGAATCAGTTCATCAACACAATTGAACAACTCTGCAAGCCCAACTAGACCGACCTGAATCGTTCCGGCTTCAGAAACTGGTGACACTTCCCACTTCCTCAGCTTCTCCAACTCTTGTTCAATTCTGAGACAAGTAGGTGGCAGCCTGGAGGGCAAGCTGATGGACCTAAGTGGTGGCAAAGCAGATGATTTTGCCATGTTTTATTTCCTCTGCAAAAGCTGAAGATCACTCAAGTTGCAAGTTTTGCTTGAAAGGGAAAGACTGATTCCTCTTCTACTTATAAGACCTCCATTTGTGCTGGTGCAATGCATGTGGTGCCATTGTGGGCATCTCTTGTGCtttattttaattgagaatGGTATTATTTGGGGCAACAAGCTGCAATATCTAATTCTTTCTTGAATCTTATGGCCATGGGAAGCGCAACGCCGTTGCTTTGGCTGGCCTTTCTGTCATATT from Diospyros lotus cultivar Yz01 chromosome 6, ASM1463336v1, whole genome shotgun sequence encodes:
- the LOC127803261 gene encoding uncharacterized protein LOC127803261, with protein sequence MALNESVTMLDASSTAKDVLLMMREHVHVLQLALRRKGAESSIQSYLGDYISFRKKVGKEISRSIRALKQAEKKIGLSAILFQDQHLSAVVKMLREVTSVSIRVLRSLTLFLSSPVLKTKIGGCSMISRVISIGFLPSEKEKKTLNEVASVDAAICSLHQQAKNNDLKFELQTVQRKLESMALCMDGVEVEMECIYKCLIKYRVSLLNVLN
- the LOC127804328 gene encoding uncharacterized protein LOC127804328 encodes the protein MASSPKPKSRYPIRSISLPCRSHPSTVEIEEELSKFKKLEALSTPTAERISNNKLSGLEDLCKRVQDLLNLPLTQKAIFCHQKESCVDDLQDGFMSLLDICGSARDLISQIKEHGRDIQSSLRRRKGASSIQSGIAKYTCFRKKIKKDAKQLIAGLKKMVNRAGPLEQLDQHATLVIRALREVEVASISILHSRLLFLCAPTSKPKSTRQSLVSRLLQKRAVACENQLENRNELQSLDVALLALGKSDSGEGDRIEAAQNILKSLEISIETIDNGLECLFRALIKARASLLSIVSTAL